The Risungbinella massiliensis sequence TTTTTTACCAAAGGTACAGAACAGACAGCTCTTTGGACCAATCCGCTTTTTACGATCTATCAAGAAGGAGTCATACAAGCAGTCTTTATTTCGTTACGTTTTATCCTGCTTATTTTTGTGGCTTCCCTTCTGACGTTTACCACCTCTCCTGTTGACATTACCGATGGGTTAGAAAATTTATTAACCCCTCTTAAGGCCGTAAAGGTACCTACTCATGAGATTGCCTTGATGATGTCGATTGCGTTGCGGTTTATTCCTACACTTTGGGAAGAAACAGAAAAGATACGCAAAGCTCAACTAGCTAGAGGTGCGAAATTAGAGAGCGGATCTCTCTGGACACGTCTCAAGAGCTATCTCCCTATCTTAATCCCGCTTTTTCTCTCTGCATTTCGCCGAGCAGAAGAGTTGGCCTTTGCAATGGAATCGCGTTGCTATCGAGGAGGAGAAGGTAGAACGAAGTATCGGCTGCTTCAGTATGGTATTGCTGATTTCTTGTTGCTCCTCTTGTTTTTTGCTCTAGTAGGAATCCTTTTGTTAGTGAGGACGTAAGGAAAAGATGAAAAAGATAAAAATGATCGTAGCCTACGATGGAACCGATTTTCATGGCTTTCAGAGCCAACCTGGTCTACGTACCGTTCAAGGAGAATTAGAAAAGGCTTTAAGTAGGCTGACAGGCGATAAGATCACGATTTTCGGATCTGGTCGTACGGATGCGGGAGTACATGCTCATGGTCAAGTTATTCATTTTGAGACAACTAGTCCCATACCAAATGAAAAGTATTCCTACATCCTGCGAAGAGCTTTACCACGAGACGTAGTGGTTCGTTCAGTAGAAGATGTACCAATGGATTTTCATGCCCAAAAAAGCGCTAGATGGAAAACCTATCGCTATCAAATTGAGACTTCCCCTGTTGCCGAATGGATGACTCGGAGATTTCGAACTTATCGTCCAAGGAGATTTGATCTAGAACAAATGAGAGATGCGGTAAATTATGTTATAGGTACACATGATTTTACTTCTTTTTGTTCTGTGATGACCCATGTGGAGAATAAAGTACGGACAATCTATGATTTTCGGATCGAAGAGGCGGATGGAGTTCTCACTTTTTGGGTAACTGGAAATGGATTTCTCT is a genomic window containing:
- a CDS encoding energy-coupling factor transporter transmembrane component T family protein: MQPFVIGQYLPGKSLLHRLDPRAKLLFVFGFMILIFLSNNLESYCLLLCFTIISVFFSRISLVYFIKALKPVLFLILLTTFLHLFFTKGTEQTALWTNPLFTIYQEGVIQAVFISLRFILLIFVASLLTFTTSPVDITDGLENLLTPLKAVKVPTHEIALMMSIALRFIPTLWEETEKIRKAQLARGAKLESGSLWTRLKSYLPILIPLFLSAFRRAEELAFAMESRCYRGGEGRTKYRLLQYGIADFLLLLLFFALVGILLLVRT
- the truA gene encoding tRNA pseudouridine(38-40) synthase TruA; amino-acid sequence: MKKIKMIVAYDGTDFHGFQSQPGLRTVQGELEKALSRLTGDKITIFGSGRTDAGVHAHGQVIHFETTSPIPNEKYSYILRRALPRDVVVRSVEDVPMDFHAQKSARWKTYRYQIETSPVAEWMTRRFRTYRPRRFDLEQMRDAVNYVIGTHDFTSFCSVMTHVENKVRTIYDFRIEEADGVLTFWVTGNGFLYNMVRILVGTIFDIGLGRWPASRMQTMLEAHDRKAAGLTFPPEGLVLWEVGYEPWVSSAKS